GGCTCGACCGGCAACTCGACCGGCCCGCACCTCCACTTCGAGGCCCGGACGACCGCCGAGTACGGCTCCGACATCAACCCGGTCGCGTACCTCCGCGCCCGCGGCGTCAACGTCTGATCCAGGACGCCCCTCGCGCGGGGCCGGCGGTCGTCCCGCCCCTCCCTCGCAAAAGCCCCGGCTCGTACAGAGCCGGGGCTTTTCGTCTGTCGCTGCACACCGATATTCCGTCGGGGCATCGGAAATTCCGGCGCGCTGCAATAGAGTCGCAGATCGGGCGCAGAACAGGCGCCGTCGGAATTGACTCGCGCGGACCAAGGCGGAGGTCGGACATGCGCATTCCCGCGCACTCGGTATGCACGGCGATCCGGGACGACATCGTCTCCGGCGTCTACGAGCGGGGCAGTCGGCTGACCGAGGACCAGCTGGCCCGCCGGTACGGGGTCTCCCGCGTCCCGGTCCGCGAGGCCCTGCGCACCCTGGAGTCCGAGGGCTTCGTCGTCTCCCGCCGCCACGCCGGGGCGCATGTCGCCGAGCCCACCGAGCAGGAGGCCGCCGATCTGCTGGACATGCGGGCGCTGCTCGAACCGCTGGGGGCTGCCCGCGCCGCCCAGCGGCGCACGGAGGCCCATCTCAAGGTGCTGCGCGGCCTGGTCAGGCTGGGGCAGGAGCGGGCCAGGCGCGGGCAGGGCGAGGACCTGCGATCACTCGGCGGCTGGTTCCACGAGACGCTCGCGCAGGCTTCCGGGAGTCCGGCCCTGACGGCGCTGCTGACCCAGCTGCGGCACAAGATCGCCTGGATGTACGCGGTCGACCAGCCCGAGCGGCCGGTGGACGCCTGGGCCGAGCACGGCGCGATCGTGGACGCCGTGGCGCGCGGTGACGCCGAGCGGGCGCGGGCGCTGACCGCGCAGCACGCAGAGCGCTCGCAGTCGCTGCACCGCCTCAAGAGGCCGGACCGTTCCCGTGTGAGGGTTTCGCAACACGCAGTCAACACGGCGAGTTCCCGGAATTAACGCACGCATCGTATACATGGAATAGGAATTCGATGCCGCCGCTTCGTGCTGCCCTGAAAGAGGGTGCCGGAAAAGCGAAAGGCCGTGACCTCCGGAATTCCGGCGGGCACGGCCTTTCGGTGTGCTGAGGGGTGTCGACCCCGGGTCAGACGGTCTCGGGAAGCTCGTCCAGGCCCTCGGCGACGAGCTTCGCCAGACGGTCCAGAGCGGCCTCGGCGCCGTCGGCCTCCGAAGCGAGGACGATCTCCTCGCCGCCCTGCGCGCCCAGGCCGAGCACCGCGAGCATGGAGGCGGCGTTCACCGGGGTGCCGTCGGACTTGGCGATCGTCACCGGAACGCCGGAAGCCGTGGCGGCACGGACGAAGATGGACGCGGGGCGGGCGTGCAGGCCCTCGGCCCAGCCGACGTTGACGCGGCGCTCAGCCATGGTGTTGCCCTTCAAGTCTCAAGCGGGTTGTCTAGACCAGTCTCTCACGTGCTGCCACGTGCTCGCGCCGACCTTCGGCCCGGATCGGACCGCCGTTCGGCCCTCCCTCGCCGTGCCCGGCGTGCTCCCTACCTTGCACGGCGGACCCCCGCCGCGCGAGCGGTGTCGCCCCCGTGTCGCGGCCCGTGC
This sequence is a window from Streptomyces sp. NBC_00691. Protein-coding genes within it:
- a CDS encoding GntR family transcriptional regulator, which encodes MRIPAHSVCTAIRDDIVSGVYERGSRLTEDQLARRYGVSRVPVREALRTLESEGFVVSRRHAGAHVAEPTEQEAADLLDMRALLEPLGAARAAQRRTEAHLKVLRGLVRLGQERARRGQGEDLRSLGGWFHETLAQASGSPALTALLTQLRHKIAWMYAVDQPERPVDAWAEHGAIVDAVARGDAERARALTAQHAERSQSLHRLKRPDRSRVRVSQHAVNTASSRN
- a CDS encoding HPr family phosphocarrier protein; this translates as MAERRVNVGWAEGLHARPASIFVRAATASGVPVTIAKSDGTPVNAASMLAVLGLGAQGGEEIVLASEADGAEAALDRLAKLVAEGLDELPETV